A DNA window from Megalobrama amblycephala isolate DHTTF-2021 linkage group LG11, ASM1881202v1, whole genome shotgun sequence contains the following coding sequences:
- the kif26bb gene encoding kinesin-like protein KIF26B: MKNQTEYCETTGSQRFMMTSVKMGPVFKGHAAQKERPSPEGAGSSAYDSHAAPWTGCAGSLPTPLTHSLLRSKWSKELLNGYPPEYNSIKSTGTKRETLFDTGHLCKKCISHFNVFKGEALKQVIDRNLSTKDPKVFIHLYESMKPPASTVDAWGNVDGRCGVCSTHFSQLKQEAIRTILAQDRAIWAPPTTANISSTSLDSGSQTLPRTSSHRSVVSDPHQRPSNAGPECWIKGRQHLEALWPLSSCKGINSMSQKSSQSPLHAGKVFEKENVTSTALCNYGASQPPRSSSMSSLLPAGTSAALSFFVRAAQKLNGMVRRGRPFSESGASQHLTNFSSLMQKSPPPVPASIFQAASKSKETPGMGKVKVMLRVCSVPESDPSQSYSFKLDQHKKQITVLNVPTFTPQRQTAGTTVSSKTFTFDAAFGHDSTQAEVCENSLCEVLQCVVAGADGCILSFGQTSVGMSYTMIGRDGCTQSLGVIPCAISWLFKLINRKKDKTWANITVSVSAVEVCGENNAIRDLLSDVETGNCKETYKPDAFLKEDPVCGIQLCNHSVLNAPTPERAAFLLDAAIASRSGTLDSGGRPLHCCHMFFTLHVRQQHIGSSTKSGMNVDQSKLSLIDLGSCVGERDESNCGVCLAELGNFITANLNRHKHVTNRESKLAMLLQDSLSNVNCSTTIIAHISTSPEDLTESLCTMQTVSRMRRQKKKTRKSSSSSPGGRSLGNERKVNNSTKLRFQSTGTLDQDLSSPGFSSDPAFYPESDKSCDTFISMDSSGLLDKEVTNRSREVLPIIPSLLKSKLESKKLSLMKFCEISPPIANRMKQISKEKTKEESTPTILQDKSDFECLKCNTFAELQNRLGNIDGTELDLCKDQEVNNMNKAPHLSQTEKKSNSLDIQASSKSESTRQGNSSKTFAIIHNSVEIPSTSNSQIIQTCPPQLDVVKPSDPLLSGQSPSKSKLHNKKMEVMPTSLSLKLEDQGKIRLSDFTMQPETRISPVGKSSPRSTSSSSFSSSLSSSLSSPPAVSTSLNGDVPHCTAKNQREMRATITVTVQQPLDLNGHDEIVYTVVEEVTINGATEQGKAKILSIHESHSLQALTPGSQSVRIIGSIGEEQTASFYSSTSNAKTSENEVSIASSDAAVPHTKINPHIDKESSFLDSKDLPQHDSWSDVPLTEDVKEIPKEANTKLDPHCEVLKSRQNACEITPEQSWLCQNKKKDTKNVPQMNTEHKNPCNPRQTLERKQYAKKDGLVEWNKDSVPSTHTNSPNLKRKETKEESARSAMLNLATETKTNTKSHFEESSKLFNAKLKALSGRSQTWDESNRGSSTGSLKGNSSSPRLKSKFLEETAFIDVAPQGLLDEQYFPAQPSPLGFKEDFEDFVRCRASQSLGRVPQFFPMHDANDASRPSKNGHSKTTAVNKFMPSSKIHKMPNLSPKPTRHSINRSSSFSPNGAPVNQSSWSTHSLSRSQDNGGLKSPGAVRKGRVELLRSSRDSLSAFSQGGSDLDESEEPGTSKPFVHTLPSPYSRITAPRTPYHCSGHASDTTSVLSGELPPAMCKTALLYNRSSMVSSGYESMLRDSEATISSSSTHNSISDQSCSLGAGKGARSTKKRTNIGSSIRRPSQDNLLSLKRSVSGPKMHRVDRGVSESYEIKVYEIDNVDGVQKRGGAGNKGIVLFSAKLKFLEHRQQRIAEVRLKYNALKRELEHAKHHLMVDPGKWTREFDLWQTFEVDSLEHLEALELVTERLERHVNLCKAHVLMVTSFDVTPKCRQKWRHRPTVDHTAFAGI, from the exons ATGAAGAATCAAACagaatattgtgaaacaacAGGCAGTCAGCGGTTCATG ATGACCAGCGTTAAAATGGGTCCCGTGTTCAAGGGTCATGCAGCGCAGAAGGAGCGTCCCTCGCCCGAAGGCGCTGGCTCTTCAGCATATGATTCCCATGCAGCACCTTGGACAGGGTGCGCGGGCTCCCTCCCGACACCCCTCACTCACTCTCTCCTACGGTCAAAATGGTCCAAAGAACTGTTAAACGGTTACCCTCCTGAATACAACTCCATCAAGTCCACTGGGACGAAAAGAGAGACGTTATTCGACACAGGACATTTGTGCAAAAAGTGCATCTCTCATTTCAACGTCTTCAAAGGGGAAGCATTAAAACAAGTAATTGACAGAAACCTTTCTACCAAA GATCCCAAAGTCTTCATTCATCTTTATGAGAGCATGAAACCTCCTGCTAGTACTGTAGATGCCTGGGGCAACGTGGACGGACGCTGTGGCGTCTGCTCCACTCACTTTAGCCAGTTGAAGCAGGAGGCTATCCGCACGATCCTCGCCCAGGACCGGGCCATATGGGCTCCACCTACTACTGCCAACATCTCATCCACAAGCCTTGACTCAGGCTCACAAACGCTCCCCAGAACCTCAAGCCACCGATCTGTTGTCTCAGACCCCCATCAGAGGCCCAGCAATGCAGGACCGGAATGCTGGATTAAAGGACGTCAACATTTAGAGGCCCTTTGGCCCCTGTCCTCATGCAAAGGAATCAATTCAATGTCTCAAAAG TCCTCCCAGAGTCCTTTACATGCAGGAAAGGTGTTTGAGAAGGAGAATGTGACCTCTACAGCACTATGCAACTACGGCGCCTCACAGCCACCCCGTTCTTCTAGTATGTCCTCTCTGCTTCCTGCAGGAACCTCTGCTGCCTTGTCTTTCTTTGTCAG GGCTGCACAGAAGCTGAACGGAATGGTTAGAAGAGGGAGGCCGTTCTCAGAAAGTGGTGCTTCTCAACATCTGACAAACTTCAGTAGCCTCATGCAGAAGTCTCCTCCTCCAGTACCAGCCAGCATTTTTCAAGCTGCTAGTAAGAGCAAGGAAACACCTGGGATGGGGAAG GTCAAAGTGATGCTGCGAGTCTGTTCGGTTCCTGAGTCAGACCCCTCCCAGTCCTATTCTTTCAAACTGGACCAGCACAAGAAACAGATCACCGTGCTGAATGTACCCACCTTCACCCCTCAGAGACAGACTGCTGGCACTACAGTCTCCTCAAAGACCTTCACCTTTGATGCTGCCTTTGGCCACGATTCAACCCAG GCTGAAGTTTGTGAGAACAGCTTGTGTGAGGTGCTTCAGTGTGTGGTGGCAGGGGCTGATGGTTGCATCCTAAGCTTTGGTCAAACCAGTGTGG GAATGTCTTACACAATGATTGGCCGTGATGGTTGTACTCAAAGCCTTGGAGTTATTCCATGTGCTATCTCTTGGCTTTTCAAGCTCATTAACAGGAAGAAAGACAAGACATGGGCAAATATCACTGTTTCCGTGTCAGCTGTAGAGGTCTGTGGGGAAAACAATGCCATCAGGGATTTACTCTCTGATGTTGAGACGGGCAACTGCAAGGAGACCTATAAGCCAGATGCTTTCCTCAAAGAGGACCCCGTCTGTGGAATACAG CTCTGCAACCACAGTGTGCTAAATGCTCCAACCCCAGAAAGAGCAGCTTTCCTATTAGATGCAGCTATCGCATCTCGCAGTGGGACTTTGGACAGTGGAGGGAGACCGCTACACTGTTGTCACATGTTCTTCACCCTGCATGTTCGCCAACAACACATAGGGAGCAGCACCAAGTCTGGGA tgAATGTGGATCAAAGCAAGCTGAGCCTGATCGATTTAGGGAGCTGTGTGGGGGAGAGGGATGAAAGCAACTGTGGAGTCTGCCTCGCTGAGCTTGGAAACTTTATCACAGCCAATCTCAACAGACATAAACATGTCACTAATAG GGAAAGTAAATTAGCCATGCTCCTGCAAGACTCTCTGAGCAATGTCAACTGCTCCACAACAATTATTGCCCATATATCCACATCGCCTGAAGACCTTACAGAAAGCCTCTGTACGATGCAGACTGTGTCTCGAATGCGGAGGCAGAAAAAGAAGACAAgg aaatctTCCTCAAGCTCGCCTGGGGGAAGAAGCTTAGGCAACGAGAGGAAAGTTAATAATTCCACCAAGCTGAGATTCCAGTCTACAGGAACACTGGATCAAGATCTCTCCTCTCCTGGTTTCTCTAGTGATCCAGCATTTTACCCTGAGAGTGACAAGTCTTGTGATACCTTTATCTCTATGGATTCTTCTGGCCTCCTAGATAAAGAGGTTACAAATAGAAGCAGAGAGGTTTTACCTATTATTCCATCCTTACTCAAAAGCAAATTAGAGTCCAAGAAGCTCTCGTTGATGAAGTTTTGTGAAATCTCTCCACCAATTGCCAATCGCATGAAGCAAATATCAAAAGAAAAGACTAAAGAAGAGTCAACACCAACAATATTGCAAGATAAATCAGATTTTGAGTGTCTGAAGTGCAACACATTTGCAGAACTCCAGAATCGACTGGGAAACATAGACGGAACAGAATTGGATCTATGCAAAGATCAGGAAGTGAACAATATGAATAAAGCACCTCACTTAAGCCAAACTGAAAAGAAATCTAATTCATTGGACATTCAAGCATCAAGCAAATCTGAAAGTACCAGACAAGGAAACTCATCAAAAACATTTGCCATCATTCACAACAGTGTGGAAATTCCAAGTACTTCCAATTCACAGATTATTCAGACATGCCCGCCACAGTTAGATGTAGTCAAACCAAGTGATCCTTTGCTGTCTGGCCAATCTCCAAGCAAATCTAagcttcataataaaaaaatggaaGTAATGCCTACTTCACTGTCTCTGAAATTGGAAGACCAAGGTAAAATAAGATTATCGGATTTCACAATGCAACCTGAGACACGAATTTCTCCCGTCGGCAAGAGTTCTCCAAGATCTACCTCGTCCTCTTCTTTTTCATCATCCCTATCTTCCAGTTTGAGCTCCCCACCGGCTGTTTCTACCTCTTTGAATGGAGATGTTCCACATTGTACAGCAAAGAACCAGCGAGAGATGAGGGCCACCATTACAGTGACCGTTCAGCAACCGCTCGATCTTAATGGACATGATGAGATTGTGTATACCGTGGTTGAGGAGGTTACAATAAATGGGGCCACTGAGCAAGGAAaggcaaaaatattaagtattcATGAGTCTCACTCTCTCCAGGCTTTAACACCAGGAAGTCAGTCTGTAAGGATTATCGGCAGCATAGGTGAAGAACAAACAGCAAGTTTTTATAGTTCCACCTCTAATGCAAAAACCTCAGAGAATGAAGTCTCCATAGCCTCATCTGATGCAGCTGtaccacacacaaaaatcaaTCCACATATTGACAAGGAAAGCAGCTTCCTTGATTCAAAAGACCTGCCACAGCATGATAGTTGGTCTGACGTCCCGCTGACAGAAGATGTGAAGGAGATACCTAAAGAAGCCAATACTAAACTTGATCCTCACTGTGAGGTCTTGAAGTCCAGACAAAATGCTTGTGAAATTACTCCCGAGCAGAGCTGGTTGTgccaaaacaaaaagaaagacaCCAAGAATGTCCCACAAATGAACACAGAACACAAGAACCCATGTAATCCAAGACAAACTCTTGAGAGGAAACAATATGCCAAGAAAGACGGACTTGTGGAATGGAACAAAGACAGTGTCCCATCAACACACACAAATAGTCCCAACCTCAAAAGGAAAGAAACAAAAGAAGAGTCTGCAAGAAGTGCAATGCTAAACCTGGCTACTGAAACTAAGACCAACACGAAATCTCATTTTGAAGAGAGCAGCAAGTTATTTAATGCAAAACTGAAAGCATTATCCGGCAGGAGCCAAACTTGGGATGAGAGTAATCGCGGAAGCTCAACAGGAAGCTTGAAAGGTAATTCTAGCTCACCAAGACTTAAAAGCAAGTTCCTTGAGGAGACTGCTTTCATCGATGTGGCTCCTCAAGGCCTTTTAGATGAACAATACTTTCCAGCTCAACCCAGCCCACTTGGTTTTAAAGAAGACTTTGAGGACTTTGTAAGGTGTCGAGCTAGTCAGAGTCTTGGGAGGGTTCCACAGTTCTTCCCCATGCATGACGCCAACGATGCATCCCGGCCATCCAAAAACGGTCACTCTAAGACAACAGCTGTTAATAAATTCATGCCCAGTTCAAAGATCCACAAGATGCCAAACTTGTCCCCCAAACCCACTAGGCACTCGATCAACAGGAGCTCAAGCTTTTCTCCTAATGGAGCACCTGTCAACCAAAGCTCGTGGTCAACACACTCCCTATCCCGAAGTCAAGATAACGGTGGTTTGAAGTCGCCCGGTGCAGTCCGGAAAGGAAGGGTTGAACTTTTAAGAAGCAGTAGAGACTCTCTTTCTGCTTTTAGTCAAGGTGGGTCTGATTTAGATGAAAGTGAAGAACCGGGAACGTCGAAACCTTTCGTTCACACGTTGCCATCCCCGTACAGTCGGATCACAGCTCCACGGACACCATACCACTGCAGTGGCCATGCGAGCGATACCACCAGTGTTCTCAGTGGAGAGCTGCCTCCTGCCATGTGTAAAACGGCTTTACTCTATAACAGAAGCAGTATGGTCAGTAGTGGTTATGAAAGCATGCTAAGAGACAGTGAGGCTACAATTAGCAGCAGTTCAACGCATAACTCCATCAGCGATCAGAGCTGCTCACTTGGCGCTGGTAAAGGGGCAAGAAGTACCAAGAAAAGAACCAACATAG GGTCTAGTATAAGACGACCATCTCAAGACAACCTCCTTTCTCTGAAGAGATCCGTCAGTGGGCCCAAAATGCACCGGGTGGATCGGGGTGTTTCTGAGTCTTATGAAATAAAAGTCTATGAGATTGATAATGTAGATGGCGTACAGAAGAGAGGTGGGGCAGGGAACAAG